From a single Mangifera indica cultivar Alphonso chromosome 19, CATAS_Mindica_2.1, whole genome shotgun sequence genomic region:
- the LOC123202663 gene encoding disease resistance-like protein DSC1: MASSSRAVGSRKHDVFLSFCGEDTRITFASTLHGVLKRENIDVFIDDELNRGEEISLSLVSAIEESMISVIIFSKGYASSRWCLEELVKIMERKKTKKQVIIPVFYQIDPSEVRNQTGTFGDGFARLVGSFDEEKLKKLQMTEEKFKEKVQAWKNALTEAANISGRISTQKTTNYYLARKVFEDVVKILNFLSSSNNDKKLVGLESIIRKIKSLLQIGLPNVNIVGIWGMRGIGKTTIAKSVFDNISNRFDGSYFARNIREKSTSPYGLTPMQQELLSTLLENPIGFTKGRLGRKKVLIVFDDVTNSEQVESLIENINHLGLGSRIIITATDKQVLRNCGVDDINICKINGLRSKEALQLFSWHAFGQNRPNKDYEDLSKRVVKYTKGVPLALKVLGCCLYRKPKEVWESSLKNIERIPHKDIHKILKISYDELNDDEQNIFLDIACFLKWENKDFVSDFLDACGYAAKFGLSVLDDKCLITMTEDYKITMHDLLQEMGWEIVRQESTKEPGKRSRLWYHEDVCSVLEENKISNAIEGICLDMSKQGKIIDLEPSALAKMDQLRLFKLHNVLKEDIDINKVRVSEELRYVSSKLRYLSWHGCPLKSLQTNLFPKNLVALDMPHSSIEQLWPTVQLDCLKHANLSYSKHLKLQDLSLGPNLESLILEGCTSLCEIVSSIDGLNYKLRILNLRHCGSLVSLPTDIRLQSLEKVIFSGCSNLEKFPRIFWNTKELYLDKTAIEELPSSIKNLSRLIILDLKDCFKLERLPINICELKSLEYLNLSGCSKLFGLPNNLGNLESLKVLKAKMVYIRELPTSILNLRCLEELDLTSCAIEKLPTNLGQLCTLRSLHLGGNFFESIPIGIKDLSVLSYLDISCCKRLRTLPQLPRELGIINANDCRALEELVIWPPRLIRYNLQSIRINFSNCFKLKQDTIYEEIFKHMKTGYLPMAAYHRKDFCICFPGSEIPEWMVSQSAGSYVTLDLQADLHPIEFNSLLTCVVVEFKEYHNDGQGLAVALEFLLTRENGIVDVFYGTLKGWERGTGPDDVYCDHVFLGNDFSFMSIIEDYKYCEITVRFYVENYITERADSFQVKKCGVWVPNLQSRDGKPESKKLKIENFYVGESSSR, from the exons ATGGCTTCTTCTTCCAGGGCTGTTGGATCGAGGAAGCATGATGTTTTCCTCAGTTTCTGTGGAGAGGACACCCGGATCACATTTGCCAGCACTTTACATGGAGTTTTGAAGCGGGAAAATATAGATGTTTTCATTGATGATGAACTTAACAGAGGAGAGGAGATTTCGTTATCTCTTGTGTCTGCAATTGAAGAATCAATGATTTCAGTTATAATTTTCTCGAAAGGTTATGCGTCTTCAAGATGGTGTCTTGAAGAACTTGTGAAGATCATGGAGCGCAAGAAAACGAAAAAACAGGTGATAATACCAGTTTTCTATCAGATAGATCCATCAGAAGTAAGGAATCAAACTGGAACTTTTGGAGACGGATTTGCCAGGCTTGTAGGAAGTTTTGATgaggagaaactaaagaagctacAAATGACAGAAGAAAAATTTAAGGAAAAGGTTCAGGCATGGAAGAACGCTTTGACAGAGGCAGCCAACATATCAGGCAGGATATCAACTCAGAAAAC GACTAATTATTATCTTGCGCGGAAAGTTTTTGAAGATGTTGTGAAGATCTTAAATTTCTTGTCCTCAAGTAATAATGACAAGAAATTGGTTGGGTTAGAATCAATCATTCGCAAAATTAAGTCTTTATTGCAAATTGGATTGCCAAATGTTAACATTGTAGGAATTTGGGGAATGCGTGGTATAGGAAAGACAACCATTGCAAAGAGTGTATTTGATAACATAAGCAATCGGTTTGATGGCTCATACTTTGCTAGAAATATTAGGGAAAAATCAACAAGTCCTTATGGATTAACTCCAATGCAGCAAGAACTGCTTTCTACTTTATTAGAGAATCCTATTGGCTTCACAAAAGGAAGACTTGGTCGTAAAAAAgttcttattgtttttgatgatgtgacTAATTCAGAGCAAGTAGAATCTTTAATTGAGAACATTAATCATTTAGGCTTAGGAAGTCGAATCATTATAACAGCAACAGACAAACAAGTGCTTCGAAATTGTGGAGTTGatgatattaatatatgtaaGATAAATGGGCTACGTAGCAAAGAAGCTCTTCAGCTTTTTAGTTGGCATGCTTTTGGTCAAAATCGTCCCAATAAAGATTATGAGGACTTGTCAAAAAGGGTAGTAAAATATACTAAAGGTGTTCCCTTAGCTCTTAAAGTGTTAGGTTGTTGCTTATATAGAAAGCCAAAAGAAGTTTGGGAAAGTTCATTGAAAAACATTGAAAGAATTCCTCATAAGGATATTCACAAGATACTAAAAATAAGTTATGATGAACTAAACGATGATGAACAGAATATATTTCTAGATATTGCATGCTTCCTTAAATGGGAGAATAAAGATTTCGTGAGTGACTTCTTGGATGCTTGTGGCTATGCGGCTAAATTTGGACTAAGTGTTCTCGATGATAAATGTCTTATAACTATGACAGAAGATTACAAGATAACAATGCATGATTTGCTTCAAGAAATGGGTTGGGAAATAGTTCGACAAGAATCTACAAAAGAACCTGGTAAACGTAGTCGTTTATGGTACCATGAAGATGTTTGTAGCGTATTGGAAGAAAATAAG ATTTCTAATGCAATTGAAGGCATATGTTTAGACATGTCTAAACAAGGAAAGATCATAGACTTAGAACCTAGTGCCTTAGCAAAGATGGATCAACTTAGACTCTTTAAGCTGCATAATGTGCTCAAAGAAGATATTGATATTAATAAGGTGCGCGTCTCCGAAGAGCTTCGTTATGTTTCGAGTAAACTGCGATACTTGTCTTGGCATGGATGTCCATTGAAATCATTGCAGACAAACCTTTTTCCCAAGAACCTGGTCGCCCTTGACATGCCTCACAGCAGTATTGAACAACTTTGGCCTACTGTCCAG CTTGATTGTTTGAAACATGCCAACCTAAGCTACTCTAAACATCTAAAACTCCAAGATCTCTCACTGGGCCCCAATCTTGAGAGTTTGATTTTAGAAGGTTGCACAAGTTTGTGTGAGATTGTCTCATCCATTGATGGCCTCAATTATAAGCTTCGTATCTTAAATCTGAGGCACTGTGGAAGTCTTGTTAGTCTTCCAACAGACATTCGTCTACAATCTCTTGAAAAAGTCATCTTTTCTGGATGCTCAAATCTTGAGAAGTTTCCACGAATCTTCTGGAATACGAAAGAGttatatttagataaaactGCAATAGAGGAGTTGCCGTCCTCTATAAAGAATTTATCTAGACTAATTATATTGGATTTGAAAGACTGTTTTAAGCTTGAGAGACTTCCAATAAATATCTGCGAGTTAAAGTCTCTTGAATATCTCAATCTCTCAGGGTGTTCAAAACTTTTCGGGTTGCCTAATAACTTGGGAAATTTAGAATCTTTGAAGGTGCTTAAAGCAAAGATGGTGTATATAAGAGAATTACCAACGTCCATTCTAAATTTGCGCTGTCTTGAAGAACTAGATCTAACAAGCTGTGCTATTGAGAAGTTACCGACCAATCTAGGTCAGTTATGCACACTACGAAGTTTACATCTGGGCGGAAACTTTTTTGAGAGCATTCCAATAGGGATTAAAGACTTGTCTGTATTGTCTTATCTTGACATAAGCTGTTGCAAGAGGCTTCGAACCCTACCACAGCTTCCACGTGAATTAGGAATTATAAATGCAAACGATTGCAGAGCATTGGAAGAATTAGTAATTTGGCCCCCTCGCTTGATCAGATATAATCTTCAAAGCATCAGAATTAACTTTAGCAATTGTTTCAAACTAAAGCAAGATACCATCTATGaagaaattttcaaacacaTGAAAACCGGTTATCTTCCTATGGCG GCATATCATCGAAAGGATTTTTGTATCTGTTTCCCTGGAAGTGAAATTCCAGAGTGGATGGTCTCTCAAAGTGCAGGATCTTATGTAACTCTGGATCTACAGGCAGACCTTcatccaatagagttcaattctCTTCTTACCTGTGTTGTTGTGGAGTTTAAAGAATATCATAATGACGGACAGGGTTTGGCGGTTGCGTTGGAGTTCTTGCTTACAAGAGAAAATGGTATAGTGGATGTGTTCTATGGAACTTTGAAGGGATGGGAGCGTGGTACTGGACCCGACGATGTGTACTGTGATCATGTATTCCTGGGAAATGATTTCTCTTTTATGTCGATAATTGAAGATTACAAATATTGTGAGATAACCGTCCGATTTTATGTTGAGAATTATATTACTGAAAGAGCAGATTCTTTCCAAGTGAAAAAGTGTGGAGTTTGGGTTCCGAACTTACAGTCAAGGGATGGGAAACCAGAGTccaagaaattgaaaattgaaaatttctatGTTGGCGAATCTAGCTCAAG